Proteins co-encoded in one Bacillus sp. FSL H8-0547 genomic window:
- a CDS encoding ABC transporter permease produces MIAICRREFLSLFKSMKSVIFILIITGMTFLIGDVMSGIPPQELEELGLKNGYISGLMFLMYFFGPLFVTSLSHDIINRETQSRTMRFLITKVKRDDIVLGKFFGITAFWTACLFAALVLISIFTQSFYLLPFIENIVFLSYFIALSLLMSIIIGRPALTMFSGIILSIALPVIGIWGLVSDSNMIINILSVFTPYYFFSFTDTPALSYLTLILTLLMVMGSVIIFRKRDF; encoded by the coding sequence ATGATTGCCATTTGCAGAAGAGAATTTCTTAGCTTATTTAAAAGTATGAAGTCTGTCATTTTCATCCTGATTATAACCGGGATGACATTTTTGATAGGTGATGTAATGTCCGGCATTCCCCCTCAGGAACTAGAAGAACTCGGTCTTAAAAATGGATACATATCAGGCCTGATGTTTTTAATGTATTTTTTTGGACCGCTGTTTGTAACAAGTCTCTCTCACGACATCATCAATAGGGAAACCCAGAGCAGAACAATGAGATTTCTGATAACAAAAGTAAAACGGGATGACATTGTGCTCGGCAAGTTCTTTGGAATAACAGCTTTCTGGACTGCCTGTCTGTTTGCAGCACTGGTGCTGATTTCAATCTTTACTCAATCATTTTATCTTCTTCCTTTTATTGAAAACATCGTTTTCTTATCCTATTTCATCGCACTGAGCCTGCTGATGAGCATCATAATCGGCCGCCCTGCCCTGACGATGTTTTCAGGAATCATATTGAGCATAGCTCTGCCGGTAATCGGAATATGGGGCCTTGTGAGTGACAGCAATATGATCATTAATATCCTGAGTGTTTTTACGCCCTACTATTTCTTCAGTTTTACAGACACTCCGGCTCTCAGTTATTTAACGCTTATTTTAACCTTGCTTATGGTGATGGGATCGGTCATTATCTTCAGAAAGAGGGATTTTTAA
- a CDS encoding ABC transporter ATP-binding protein codes for MNVIETKSLTKKYGATTVVNDISLTIEAGEIFGFLGTNGAGKSTFINMITGIILPTSGEYKLLGSGMDEIEKMKDKIGVLPDYSSFYDDLSPLQHLEFYSSILKTKKSKADLLHLLNRVGLSEAAHRKTKKFSFGMKKKLGIAQALINDPDLIFLDEPTSGVDAESILDIHSLILELHKEGKTIFMTSHNLDEVEKICTKIGIMRDGTISSLGSMDQLKKQHQKAYRVSIKLRQDIGSKKTVLKKVLSGMADDIVYTNEYVHFTVAEEHKISAVIRAMIISDLDILRVEVEEPTLQDIFLRKEQSVV; via the coding sequence ATGAACGTGATTGAAACGAAGTCTCTGACAAAGAAATATGGAGCAACTACAGTCGTTAACGACATTTCACTAACAATTGAAGCAGGAGAGATTTTTGGATTTCTTGGCACAAATGGCGCCGGTAAATCAACATTTATTAATATGATAACTGGCATCATCCTGCCTACTTCCGGTGAATACAAGCTTCTCGGTTCAGGCATGGACGAGATAGAAAAAATGAAAGACAAAATTGGCGTCCTTCCTGATTATTCATCCTTTTATGATGACCTATCCCCTTTGCAGCACCTGGAGTTTTATTCGAGCATCCTTAAGACGAAAAAAAGCAAAGCTGATCTACTCCATCTGCTGAATCGCGTCGGTTTAAGCGAGGCGGCTCACAGAAAAACCAAGAAATTTTCTTTCGGGATGAAAAAAAAGCTGGGAATTGCGCAGGCCCTCATTAATGATCCTGACCTTATCTTTCTGGACGAACCAACCTCAGGTGTAGATGCGGAATCCATCCTTGACATACACTCCCTGATTCTTGAACTCCATAAAGAAGGAAAAACCATTTTCATGACGTCCCATAATCTTGACGAGGTAGAAAAAATCTGCACAAAAATCGGCATTATGAGAGACGGCACTATCAGCAGTCTTGGTTCGATGGACCAGCTGAAAAAGCAGCATCAAAAAGCGTACAGAGTATCAATCAAACTAAGGCAGGATATAGGCAGCAAAAAGACCGTGCTGAAGAAAGTCCTTTCAGGCATGGCTGATGATATTGTGTATACGAATGAATATGTCCATTTTACAGTAGCAGAAGAACATAAAATTTCAGCCGTCATCCGTGCCATGATTATCTCTGATCTTGATATCTTACGTGTTGAAGTAGAGGAGCCCACTCTTCAGGATATCTTTCTTCGTAAGGAACAGAGCGTTGTTTAG
- a CDS encoding PH domain-containing protein produces the protein MTETTRYHPLLVLFRLWKLVKNSIFFVVYLFIIKADSESAFVEYGRLLFFAVFGIIFISIILKWFTHKYKLDDQSFHLYNGIFSKSERTIPFSSIQNVNRHTSLFHRMFHVTSTSFETGMTGEEAGVKFEVISQLDSERIQAHIARADHSGPTTVSPDVANIELSSQKETERVSLNRTTHFKPSKLSILKASFTSLSFLVLVPIIGSFYFKIDEIFHVKEEAEGLFSAVMSSAWLVIVITIILVAASAVFGIVRTFLKYGKYHISSDNERIYITKGIIEETTFSISKDKVQAIEINQSIMKRLLGLAEVKLISAGSLSLGEDTLEINSLYPFLPVKRAYEMISEILPTYEVTSKMTRLPVKSLWVRMFKPSWIWITATAALFYFKPAVLGMEQAWWILSAVLFITIKGIRVLDFLNTRYTLNDRFVQFKTGSLTTCLFVSKRDKIIEVKVTRNILQKMAGLASIGTINRAKPVRHAGVSDVPLEMAASLYKWYMERRREIEVE, from the coding sequence ATGACAGAGACGACACGATATCATCCACTGCTTGTTCTTTTTCGCTTATGGAAACTGGTCAAGAATTCCATTTTCTTTGTTGTTTACTTGTTCATAATTAAAGCTGATTCAGAATCTGCTTTTGTAGAGTATGGCAGGCTTCTTTTTTTCGCGGTCTTTGGAATCATCTTTATTTCCATCATCTTGAAGTGGTTTACTCACAAATACAAACTGGATGATCAATCTTTTCACCTTTATAATGGGATTTTCAGTAAATCAGAGCGAACCATCCCCTTTTCGAGCATTCAAAATGTGAATCGGCATACCTCTTTATTTCACAGGATGTTCCATGTAACGTCGACCAGTTTTGAAACGGGAATGACAGGGGAGGAAGCTGGGGTAAAATTTGAAGTGATTTCTCAATTAGATTCAGAACGAATCCAAGCCCATATAGCAAGGGCAGATCACAGCGGGCCGACCACGGTCTCTCCTGACGTTGCCAATATCGAATTATCTTCTCAAAAAGAAACGGAAAGAGTGAGTTTGAATCGAACCACTCATTTTAAACCTTCCAAATTGTCCATTTTAAAAGCATCCTTCACATCACTTAGCTTTTTGGTGCTTGTTCCTATAATCGGCTCTTTTTATTTTAAAATCGATGAGATTTTTCATGTGAAAGAAGAAGCAGAAGGTCTATTCTCTGCTGTCATGAGCTCAGCATGGCTGGTTATAGTCATCACCATCATACTCGTTGCTGCTTCAGCAGTTTTCGGCATTGTGCGGACATTCTTAAAATACGGGAAATATCACATCTCTTCAGACAATGAACGCATCTACATTACGAAAGGTATCATCGAAGAAACGACCTTTTCCATATCCAAAGATAAGGTGCAGGCGATCGAAATCAATCAATCCATCATGAAACGCTTGCTAGGACTTGCAGAAGTAAAACTGATAAGTGCAGGCAGTCTGAGTCTTGGCGAAGATACCCTTGAGATAAATTCTCTCTATCCATTTTTGCCTGTTAAAAGGGCATATGAAATGATATCTGAAATTTTGCCTACTTATGAGGTAACATCAAAGATGACTCGCCTGCCAGTCAAATCCCTTTGGGTCCGTATGTTTAAGCCGAGCTGGATTTGGATCACAGCAACGGCCGCCCTCTTTTATTTCAAACCGGCCGTTCTTGGTATGGAACAAGCTTGGTGGATATTATCCGCTGTCCTGTTCATCACGATCAAAGGAATAAGGGTGCTCGACTTTTTAAATACACGCTACACGTTGAACGATCGCTTCGTCCAATTCAAAACCGGCAGTCTGACTACGTGTTTATTCGTTTCCAAACGAGATAAAATCATTGAAGTAAAAGTAACCCGGAACATCTTGCAGAAAATGGCCGGCCTCGCATCGATCGGAACCATCAACCGGGCTAAGCCGGTCCGTCATGCCGGTGTCAGTGATGTGCCGTTGGAGATGGCTGCCTCGCTATACAAGTGGTATATGGAGCGGAGAAGGGAAATAGAAGTTGAATGA
- a CDS encoding PIG-L family deacetylase → MKKGFLILLVTIFLLIAFLNQAAYASSKKVMSNAGNPVAVFYVPHQDDELLTFGVGILNHIESGYDVHLVLYTDGQASNVFKQMKIEPEQFGKIRDKEFKRSAKSLGVHMNNLHFIDLPDGKVTTENMREIILTYEKKFPGALHRGFSYYDLHNDHRVAGEALNDLYNEGEISKDTRLYINYGYYTTQGTEDPMSDRFRKKLLNASKAYKVNNPRFGFHAIGWKSAKPLFLNLERNPKSVYHSPNYVEE, encoded by the coding sequence ATGAAAAAAGGATTTCTCATTTTATTGGTAACAATTTTCCTGTTGATTGCGTTTTTAAATCAGGCTGCATATGCATCTTCAAAGAAGGTAATGAGCAACGCTGGGAATCCAGTTGCCGTCTTTTACGTACCTCACCAGGATGATGAACTTTTAACATTCGGAGTCGGAATATTAAATCACATTGAGAGCGGATACGATGTTCACTTGGTCCTGTATACAGATGGACAGGCATCTAATGTTTTTAAACAGATGAAGATTGAGCCAGAGCAATTTGGCAAGATCAGAGACAAGGAATTTAAGAGGTCGGCTAAATCATTGGGAGTTCATATGAACAATCTTCATTTTATTGACCTGCCAGATGGGAAAGTAACAACGGAGAATATGAGGGAGATTATTTTAACCTACGAGAAGAAGTTTCCGGGAGCATTGCACCGGGGATTTTCCTATTATGATTTACATAACGATCATAGAGTAGCTGGAGAAGCATTAAATGACCTGTATAATGAAGGGGAAATCAGCAAGGATACGAGATTGTATATTAATTACGGCTATTACACTACTCAGGGTACAGAAGACCCAATGAGTGATAGATTCCGGAAAAAGCTGCTTAATGCCAGTAAAGCCTACAAGGTGAATAATCCGCGTTTTGGTTTTCATGCAATCGGTTGGAAATCTGCCAAACCATTATTTTTAAACCTTGAGAGAAATCCGAAGAGCGTATATCATTCTCCGAATTACGTAGAGGAATAA
- the hutG gene encoding formimidoylglutamase, giving the protein MSGLPYLSHEAEFIDRGIKKAGKLLEKWKEGDASGIGLIGVPLSKPSISHSGASFAPQTIRKMMNAFTTYSIQDDMDIQPITDFGDITMHVTDLSDSIRRIEETAAGILNRHSDILTIFLGGDHSVTAPLFKSFKEARGKAGIIQFDAHHDLRNLEDGGPSNGTPFRQLIEKGVLEGKHLHQIGIRNFSNGKVYTDYGKQHGVRIYTMQDVYETGILPILEAAVHELLKETDQIYVSLDMDVMDQAFAPGCPAIGPGGMDARMLIEAMRFLGETPQVKALDIVEIDPSVDFRDMTSRLAAHAILTFLSGYQTR; this is encoded by the coding sequence ATGAGCGGGCTTCCCTATCTTTCACATGAGGCTGAATTCATAGACAGAGGCATCAAAAAAGCCGGAAAGCTGCTCGAAAAATGGAAAGAGGGAGACGCTTCAGGCATCGGGCTGATCGGAGTCCCCCTGTCAAAACCGTCAATCAGCCACTCGGGAGCATCCTTTGCCCCGCAGACAATCCGGAAAATGATGAACGCTTTTACGACATATTCTATTCAGGATGACATGGATATCCAGCCAATCACAGATTTCGGGGACATCACCATGCATGTGACCGACCTGTCAGATTCGATCAGACGAATTGAAGAAACAGCAGCAGGCATCCTGAACAGGCACTCTGACATTCTTACAATCTTCCTTGGAGGCGATCATTCTGTTACCGCCCCTCTTTTTAAAAGCTTTAAAGAGGCAAGGGGCAAAGCGGGAATCATCCAGTTTGATGCCCACCACGATCTCCGGAACCTTGAAGATGGCGGCCCGTCCAACGGAACACCCTTCAGACAGCTGATTGAAAAAGGCGTCCTTGAAGGGAAGCATCTCCACCAAATCGGAATCCGCAATTTTTCTAATGGCAAAGTCTACACGGATTACGGAAAACAGCATGGCGTCCGCATTTATACGATGCAGGATGTCTATGAAACCGGCATTCTGCCTATCTTAGAAGCAGCCGTTCACGAATTGCTCAAAGAAACAGACCAGATTTACGTATCCCTTGATATGGATGTCATGGACCAGGCGTTTGCTCCCGGGTGTCCGGCGATTGGCCCCGGAGGAATGGATGCAAGGATGCTGATTGAAGCCATGCGTTTTCTTGGAGAAACGCCTCAGGTGAAAGCCCTTGATATCGTAGAGATTGATCCGTCCGTCGACTTCAGAGATATGACGAGCAGGCTTGCCGCCCATGCCATCTTAACGTTTCTGTCAGGCTATCAAACCCGGTAA
- a CDS encoding cell wall-binding repeat-containing protein — protein sequence MKKTIVLSALFALSLPFAQVSADETAPTYRYAGENRFDTSVALADEWLESEVAVLATGRNYPDALSATPLAVKHEAPLLLTDTKAVPTKVLAKLKDLGVTKVYLIGGTGVISADVETQLKNNGVKTIVRIAGNDRYETSVKVAKEVGVDGGIVVASGENYPDALSIAPVAGIIGAPILLTRSADLPGVVKTYVKTAGADYSIVAGGSSVVSAKAAASLPDMTRLGGSNRYTTNTQIVDYAFEEGIYDMDYPFIATGADFPDALSASALAAGWSNGIILTDPNEPKTTTKETVQYYSDLVEEYEIVGGVKALPDSTVAKLFQ from the coding sequence ATGAAAAAAACGATTGTACTATCTGCGTTATTTGCTCTAAGCCTTCCGTTTGCTCAAGTAAGTGCAGATGAAACAGCACCTACTTACCGCTATGCGGGAGAAAACCGCTTTGACACATCAGTGGCGCTTGCTGATGAGTGGCTTGAGTCAGAGGTGGCTGTTCTTGCCACTGGAAGAAATTATCCGGATGCGCTGAGTGCTACTCCGCTTGCTGTGAAGCACGAGGCACCGCTTCTTCTTACAGACACAAAGGCTGTACCAACAAAAGTGCTGGCAAAATTAAAAGACCTTGGCGTTACAAAGGTTTATCTGATTGGCGGAACTGGCGTTATTTCAGCTGATGTTGAAACTCAACTGAAAAATAACGGAGTAAAAACAATTGTCCGAATCGCTGGAAATGACAGATACGAAACATCTGTAAAAGTGGCAAAAGAAGTAGGAGTTGATGGCGGAATCGTTGTAGCTTCTGGTGAAAATTATCCGGATGCCCTTTCCATCGCTCCTGTTGCAGGAATCATTGGAGCTCCAATTCTTCTAACGCGCAGCGCTGATCTTCCGGGCGTTGTTAAGACGTATGTGAAAACAGCTGGTGCCGACTACTCCATTGTTGCGGGCGGATCTTCAGTCGTTTCTGCTAAAGCAGCTGCATCCCTTCCGGATATGACCAGACTTGGCGGAAGCAACCGTTATACAACAAACACTCAGATTGTAGATTATGCATTTGAGGAAGGAATCTATGACATGGACTATCCGTTCATCGCTACTGGCGCTGATTTCCCTGATGCCCTGTCTGCTTCTGCACTTGCAGCAGGCTGGTCGAACGGTATCATTCTAACTGATCCAAATGAGCCAAAAACAACGACAAAAGAGACTGTTCAGTATTATTCTGATCTGGTTGAAGAATATGAAATTGTCGGCGGAGTAAAAGCACTGCCTGACAGCACGGTTGCGAAACTGTTTCAATAA
- a CDS encoding nitrite reductase, translating to MITEEKTVKLAVNGGIGFGAKLTARQLLTLAAYMEEDQELELTTFQQLYLDIPESRLEEAKTAFQLCGLQWYPVGSFVKSLRTCNFCKGAEEEGMPTAIELNERIQGKPVPFPLKAAYTGCPNACGEPLVNDIGVIKMKDTYDLYVGGRAKGMNAQTGTLLFEGLTPGQLYQAVEKVIDIYAANGKKREYFAKFMKRYGVEKLRGEVSV from the coding sequence TTGATCACAGAAGAAAAAACCGTTAAATTGGCGGTGAATGGAGGAATCGGCTTCGGGGCCAAATTGACCGCCAGGCAGCTTTTGACGCTTGCCGCCTATATGGAAGAGGACCAGGAACTTGAGCTCACAACCTTTCAGCAGCTCTATCTCGACATTCCTGAAAGCAGGCTGGAGGAAGCCAAAACAGCCTTTCAGCTCTGCGGCCTGCAGTGGTATCCTGTCGGCAGCTTTGTCAAAAGCCTGCGCACCTGCAACTTCTGCAAAGGAGCTGAAGAAGAAGGAATGCCCACCGCCATCGAACTGAACGAAAGAATACAGGGAAAACCGGTCCCGTTTCCGCTCAAAGCAGCCTACACCGGATGCCCGAATGCCTGTGGTGAGCCTCTCGTAAACGACATCGGCGTGATTAAAATGAAAGATACCTACGACCTGTACGTCGGCGGCAGGGCAAAAGGCATGAATGCCCAGACCGGCACGCTGCTGTTCGAAGGACTCACACCCGGGCAGCTGTATCAGGCTGTAGAGAAAGTTATTGATATTTACGCCGCGAACGGAAAAAAGCGGGAGTATTTTGCAAAGTTTATGAAACGGTACGGGGTGGAGAAGCTGAGAGGGGAAGTTTCTGTCTAG
- the metG gene encoding methionine--tRNA ligase has translation MSIFIGGAWPYANGSLHIGHIASLLPGDLLARYYRLKGEKVLYVSGSDCNGTPISIRARQENVDAAVIADRYHREFSDCFTKLGFTYDCYTRTDSPHHHRTVQEIFLSLLENGALYEKETRQAYCGHCEQFLPDRYVEGVCPSCSSRARGDQCDACSAILDPLDLIDKECKLCGHEPEARETAHYYFSLASLQGALEEYALEKGSNWRENAVNLTKRYLSEGLQDRCATRDLPIGVPVPVKGYEKKKIYVWIEAVSGYLSASRFWAEETGEDWKDFWKDDASSYYVHGKDNIPFHTIIWPGILTALGGLKRPERIISSEYVTLEKRKLSTSQNWAVWAPDLLERYHPDSIRYFLTINGPEKRDTDFSWREFIHSHNGELLGAFGNLVNRTLKFIEKSFDGTIAGSADQAIEQEMKAIYHQTGALIERGQFKAALETIFALIRHLNKYFDEKKPWISVKQDKEDCQKVLYTCTLAIANLSVILQPFLPFSCLRIQETLKLSADEWAFLEEQSFTVQNVKPLFERIDPERIVEETEKLKK, from the coding sequence ATGAGTATTTTTATTGGAGGAGCTTGGCCGTATGCAAATGGATCCCTGCATATCGGACATATTGCAAGTCTTTTGCCGGGAGATCTTCTGGCCCGTTATTACAGGCTGAAAGGAGAAAAGGTGCTTTATGTTTCGGGCAGTGACTGCAACGGAACACCTATTTCAATCAGAGCAAGGCAAGAGAACGTGGACGCAGCTGTTATTGCAGACCGCTACCACCGGGAATTTTCTGATTGTTTTACAAAACTTGGATTTACTTATGACTGTTATACAAGAACGGATTCGCCGCATCACCACAGGACTGTCCAGGAAATTTTCCTGTCCCTGCTTGAGAACGGGGCTCTTTACGAAAAAGAAACCCGTCAGGCATACTGCGGACATTGTGAACAGTTTCTGCCCGACAGGTATGTGGAAGGCGTTTGTCCCTCCTGTTCATCGCGGGCCCGGGGAGATCAGTGCGACGCGTGCTCTGCCATTCTCGACCCGCTTGATCTGATTGACAAGGAATGCAAGCTTTGCGGGCATGAGCCTGAAGCCAGAGAAACCGCCCACTATTATTTCAGTCTTGCTTCCCTTCAGGGAGCGCTGGAAGAGTATGCTCTCGAAAAAGGTTCAAATTGGCGGGAAAATGCGGTGAATCTCACAAAACGATACCTGTCAGAAGGCCTTCAGGACAGGTGTGCCACACGCGACCTGCCGATTGGCGTACCGGTTCCGGTCAAAGGCTATGAAAAGAAAAAAATCTATGTCTGGATCGAGGCGGTATCAGGCTATTTATCTGCAAGCAGGTTCTGGGCGGAAGAAACCGGAGAGGACTGGAAGGACTTCTGGAAGGATGATGCTTCCTCCTACTACGTTCACGGCAAGGACAACATTCCGTTTCACACCATCATCTGGCCTGGTATCCTTACAGCTCTTGGCGGACTGAAACGGCCGGAGCGTATCATTTCCAGTGAATATGTAACTCTTGAAAAAAGAAAGCTGTCAACCAGCCAGAACTGGGCTGTCTGGGCGCCTGATCTTCTTGAACGCTATCATCCAGATTCCATCCGCTATTTTCTGACCATTAACGGTCCGGAAAAAAGAGACACCGATTTTTCGTGGAGAGAATTTATCCATTCTCACAACGGCGAGCTGCTCGGAGCCTTTGGGAATCTGGTAAACCGAACGTTAAAGTTTATAGAAAAGTCATTTGATGGAACCATAGCAGGATCAGCTGATCAAGCGATTGAACAGGAAATGAAGGCTATCTATCATCAGACAGGAGCCCTGATTGAAAGAGGTCAGTTCAAAGCCGCGCTTGAAACCATTTTCGCTTTAATCCGGCACCTGAATAAATACTTTGACGAAAAGAAACCATGGATCTCGGTCAAACAAGATAAAGAAGACTGCCAAAAAGTACTCTACACCTGTACACTGGCCATTGCCAACTTGTCGGTTATCCTGCAGCCTTTTCTGCCTTTTTCCTGCCTCAGGATACAGGAGACACTGAAGCTGTCAGCGGATGAATGGGCTTTTTTAGAGGAGCAGTCTTTTACTGTTCAGAATGTGAAACCGCTGTTTGAACGGATTGATCCGGAGAGGATTGTTGAGGAAACGGAAAAGCTTAAAAAGTGA
- a CDS encoding ABC transporter permease produces the protein MKRGKWLSDFLKYGTSFASIYFLYWAYSNGYFSLILDSTDEFLFLLKQHVTLVFYSSVLAILISVPAGILITRKRFQRLEWVIVALANIGQTIPSIAFLALLMLVLGIGTLPSIIALFAYSLLPILRNTIEGIKAVDPLIKDAAKGIGLTPLQILWKVEIPNSLSIIAAGVRISVVLNIGSAALAYLIGGGGLGDYIFTGIEMVDYSYLLSGAVPVTLLAVMADFFLRNLEKILIPRGINYSQKTNNL, from the coding sequence ATGAAGAGAGGAAAGTGGCTTTCTGATTTTTTGAAATACGGAACATCTTTTGCATCCATCTATTTTTTGTACTGGGCTTACTCAAACGGCTATTTCTCTCTTATATTGGATTCAACTGATGAGTTTTTGTTCTTGCTTAAACAACATGTAACGCTGGTCTTTTATTCATCTGTTCTAGCCATCCTCATCAGTGTCCCGGCAGGCATACTGATAACAAGAAAGAGATTTCAACGGCTGGAATGGGTGATTGTTGCACTGGCAAATATCGGTCAGACGATTCCAAGCATAGCCTTCCTAGCCCTGCTCATGCTCGTGCTGGGAATCGGAACACTCCCGAGCATCATCGCTCTTTTTGCCTACTCGCTCCTTCCCATATTGCGTAATACAATTGAAGGAATCAAGGCGGTTGATCCACTGATAAAAGACGCTGCGAAAGGAATTGGACTAACCCCCCTACAAATTTTGTGGAAGGTGGAGATTCCAAACTCGCTTTCCATAATCGCTGCTGGAGTAAGGATTTCCGTGGTTCTAAACATTGGAAGTGCCGCTTTGGCCTATCTGATTGGAGGAGGTGGGCTTGGAGATTATATTTTCACAGGCATTGAAATGGTCGATTACTCCTACCTTCTCTCAGGGGCTGTACCCGTTACGCTTCTTGCCGTAATGGCGGATTTCTTCCTGAGAAATCTAGAAAAAATCCTTATACCACGGGGAATCAATTATTCGCAGAAAACTAACAACTTATGA
- a CDS encoding glycine betaine ABC transporter substrate-binding protein, protein MKKKIWTAFILLLIFTVTTACGSSSSSIEKDETITVGTKYHTESYLLSKITALYLKDKGYKVEEAGQMGGQLSRQALEKNQIDLYWDYTGTALVNYLKEKPISDPEKSYNLLSELDKDKNAIEWFAPAAFNNTFSLLVKKEKAKELGLESISDLAAYINKNPGTLTFGSNAEFTGRKDDGLDAVEKVYGFEFGAENVKKMETGLPIQALDKEDVDVAVAYSTDGRIKAYDLINLKDDKVFFPAYNGAITTREDILKQHPKLKEELQPIVEKLDDPTITDLNYQVDFKKKSVDEVAKAWLVENKLIKS, encoded by the coding sequence ATGAAAAAAAAGATTTGGACCGCATTTATTTTATTACTCATTTTTACGGTAACAACAGCTTGCGGAAGCTCAAGCAGTTCAATAGAGAAGGATGAAACCATTACGGTCGGCACCAAGTATCATACAGAATCTTATTTGCTGTCTAAAATTACGGCTCTCTATCTCAAAGACAAGGGATACAAAGTAGAAGAGGCCGGACAGATGGGCGGACAGCTTTCAAGACAAGCCCTCGAAAAGAATCAGATTGACCTGTATTGGGACTATACCGGTACAGCTCTTGTAAACTACTTAAAAGAAAAACCTATTTCAGATCCTGAAAAATCCTATAACTTGCTTTCAGAACTCGATAAAGACAAAAATGCCATTGAATGGTTTGCCCCTGCTGCCTTTAACAATACGTTCTCCCTTTTAGTCAAAAAAGAAAAAGCAAAAGAACTTGGCTTGGAATCAATCAGTGACCTGGCTGCCTATATAAACAAAAACCCTGGAACACTCACCTTTGGATCAAACGCAGAGTTTACAGGACGGAAAGATGACGGATTAGACGCAGTGGAAAAAGTTTACGGATTTGAATTCGGAGCTGAAAACGTCAAGAAAATGGAAACCGGCCTTCCTATTCAGGCTTTGGATAAGGAAGATGTTGATGTAGCTGTTGCTTATTCTACAGACGGAAGAATAAAGGCATACGATCTAATAAACCTGAAAGACGATAAAGTATTCTTCCCAGCTTACAACGGAGCCATTACGACCCGGGAAGATATTCTAAAGCAGCACCCTAAGCTGAAAGAAGAATTGCAGCCTATCGTTGAAAAACTGGACGATCCAACCATTACAGATTTGAATTACCAAGTTGATTTTAAGAAGAAAAGTGTCGACGAAGTGGCAAAAGCATGGCTTGTAGAAAACAAATTAATAAAATCATAA
- a CDS encoding PH domain-containing protein, which yields MYTQMNAPEKRLSKDAVKVWLISEAITNLIGFMILGLLFYLDYRFSWKEWIGWILIGLTVISVIGSVWSCINPFLLYKNWRYDVDEEFLQVKSGVLFEEHQLVPMTKIQSVATKQGPLLRRYGLCTISIETMGSSHTIPALSKEVAASLRHQIARYAKIKEIES from the coding sequence ATGTATACTCAAATGAATGCACCTGAAAAAAGATTATCCAAGGATGCGGTTAAAGTTTGGCTTATTAGTGAAGCAATCACGAACCTTATTGGATTCATGATCCTTGGACTATTGTTTTACCTGGATTACCGCTTTTCATGGAAAGAATGGATTGGCTGGATTCTGATCGGCTTAACAGTGATTTCTGTAATAGGTTCTGTCTGGTCATGCATCAACCCGTTTTTGCTGTATAAAAACTGGCGCTACGATGTAGATGAAGAGTTTTTGCAAGTAAAGTCCGGCGTCTTATTTGAAGAGCATCAGCTAGTCCCAATGACAAAAATCCAATCGGTAGCAACCAAACAAGGTCCGTTACTCAGAAGATACGGACTCTGCACAATTTCTATTGAAACGATGGGATCATCCCATACAATTCCCGCTCTTTCCAAAGAGGTAGCTGCTTCATTGAGACATCAGATTGCCCGTTACGCAAAGATTAAGGAAATCGAATCATGA